The Miscanthus floridulus cultivar M001 chromosome 17, ASM1932011v1, whole genome shotgun sequence genome has a window encoding:
- the LOC136518258 gene encoding uncharacterized protein: MVGFLETFHAILRRPCYAKFMAVPNYTYLKLKMPGPRRVITVGTSFRCTYECKVECCGHATAIVASKELATLREEVVEEAPDAKRSSELFESVEGSKEVLVDPSNSEGKKVHIETELSSK, from the coding sequence aTGGTAGGGTTCCTtgaaaccttccacgccatcctcagacgtccatgctatgcgaagttcatggccgtccccaactatacatacctcaagttgaagatgccaggcccccgtagggtcatcaccgtcggcacctccttccgttGCACCTACGAGTGCaaagtcgaatgctgcggccacgccacagcaatcgtcgcctctaaagagcttgccacccttagggaggaggtcgttgaagaagcacccgacgcAAAGAGGTCGTCCGAATTGTTTGAATCAGTGGAAGgatccaaggaggtcctcgtggaccccagcaactctgagggcaaaaaagtccacaTCGAAACTgagctctcctccaaatag
- the LOC136516888 gene encoding rab GTPase-activating protein 22-like isoform X1 gives MKRWGSSGQAADSFYQVRPDCSQNVPNTKFKIKAGKTLSVRKWHAAFTRDGCLDIASVLSRIQRGGVHPAIRGEVWEFLLGCFDPGSTFDERDQIRERRRMQYARWKQECKEMDSHVGSGKIITAPIITEDGFPIKDPLVLLEATSDTQGTSITTSGSSGNGIDVDNSVNRVLDKQIIDWKLTLHQIGLDVLRTDRTMVFYENKDNLSKLWDILAVYAWIDKEVGYCQGMSDLCSPMIVLLNDEADAFWCFERLMRRLRGNFRCTQQSVGVENQLQHLASIIQVLDPKLHGHLETLGGGDYLFAFRMFMVLFRRELSFGDSLYLWEMMWALEYDPDICYTYEETGAAVHKIEGFKPKVKSIRQFGKYERENMKNRANGGDGPVPISVFLVASVLKENSPKLLQEARGIDDIIRILNNVNGNLDAKRACDVALKLHRKYHKKLQEKKS, from the exons ATGAAGAGATGGGGCAGCAGCGGGCAAGCCGCCGATTCCTTCTACCAGGTCCGCCCCGATTGCAGCCAAAACGTCCCCAACACCAAGTTCAAGATCAAG GCGGGGAAGACACTGAGCGTTCGGAAATGGCATGCTGCCTTCACGCGTGACGGATGCCTGGATATCGCCTCTGTTCTCAGCCGCATACAGAGAGGG GGTGTGCACCCCGCGATCAGGGGAGAGGTTTGGGAGTTCTTGCTCGGCTGCTTTGACCCTGGCAGCACCTTCGATGAGAGGGACCAGATTAGGGAGCGGAGAAG GATGCAGTATGCCAGATGGAAGCAAGAATGCAAAGAAATGGATTCTCATGTTGGCAGTGGTAAAATTATCACCGCCCCGATTATAACCGAGGATGGATTCCCTATTAAGGATCCATTGGTATTACTTGAGGCTACTTCAGACACGCAAGGTACTTCAATCACCACCAGCGGCAGCAGTGGAAATGGAATTGATGTTGACAACTCCGTGAACCGTGTCTTGGATAAACAAATCATTGACTGGAAGCTTACGTTACATCAAATAG GCCTTGATGTTCTGCGCACTGACCGCACCATGGTATTTTACGAGAACAAAGATAATCTTTCAAAGTTGTGGGATATTCTGGCTGTCTATGCATGGATTGACAAAGAAGTTGGTTATTGTCAAG GAATGAGTGATTTATGTTCACCCATGATAGTTCTACTCAACGATGAAGCAGATGCATTTTGGTGCTTTGAGAGATTGATGCGTAGACTG CGAGGCAATTTCAGATGCACACAACAGTCTGTTGGGGTGGAAAACCAGCTTCAGCATCTTGCTTCTATCATTCAGGTGCTCGATCCAAAGTTACATGGCCACCTAG AAACACTTGGCGGGGGTGACTATCTCTTTGCATTCCGCATGTTCATGGTATTGTTCCGGCGAGAACTATCATTCGGGGACTCCTTGTACCTTTGGGAG ATGATGTGGGCTCTAGAATATGATCCTGACATTTGCTACACTTATGAAGAGACTGGGGCTGCAGTCCACAAAATTGAAGGATTTAAACCAAAGGTAAAATCAATACGTCAGTTTGGCAAGTACGAGAGGGAGAATATGAAGAACAGGGCAAATGGTGGTGATGGACCTGTCCCTATTTCCGTTTTCCTGGTTGCTAGTGTCCTGAAGGAGAACAGTCCAAAGCTTCTACAAGAGGCTCGAGGGATTGATGACATTATTAGG ATATTGAATAATGTTAATGGGAATCTAGACGCGAAAAGGGCTTGCGATGTTGCACTGAAGCTTCATAGGAAGTACCACAAAAAG TTGCAGGAAAAGAAATCCTAA
- the LOC136516888 gene encoding rab GTPase-activating protein 22-like isoform X2: MKRWGSSGQAADSFYQVRPDCSQNVPNTKFKIKAGKTLSVRKWHAAFTRDGCLDIASVLSRIQRGGVHPAIRGEVWEFLLGCFDPGSTFDERDQIRERRRMQYARWKQECKEMDSHVGSGKIITAPIITEDGFPIKDPLVLLEATSDTQGTSITTSGSSGNGIDVDNSVNRVLDKQIIDWKLTLHQIGLDVLRTDRTMVFYENKDNLSKLWDILAVYAWIDKEVGYCQVLLNDEADAFWCFERLMRRLRGNFRCTQQSVGVENQLQHLASIIQVLDPKLHGHLETLGGGDYLFAFRMFMVLFRRELSFGDSLYLWEMMWALEYDPDICYTYEETGAAVHKIEGFKPKVKSIRQFGKYERENMKNRANGGDGPVPISVFLVASVLKENSPKLLQEARGIDDIIRILNNVNGNLDAKRACDVALKLHRKYHKKLQEKKS, translated from the exons ATGAAGAGATGGGGCAGCAGCGGGCAAGCCGCCGATTCCTTCTACCAGGTCCGCCCCGATTGCAGCCAAAACGTCCCCAACACCAAGTTCAAGATCAAG GCGGGGAAGACACTGAGCGTTCGGAAATGGCATGCTGCCTTCACGCGTGACGGATGCCTGGATATCGCCTCTGTTCTCAGCCGCATACAGAGAGGG GGTGTGCACCCCGCGATCAGGGGAGAGGTTTGGGAGTTCTTGCTCGGCTGCTTTGACCCTGGCAGCACCTTCGATGAGAGGGACCAGATTAGGGAGCGGAGAAG GATGCAGTATGCCAGATGGAAGCAAGAATGCAAAGAAATGGATTCTCATGTTGGCAGTGGTAAAATTATCACCGCCCCGATTATAACCGAGGATGGATTCCCTATTAAGGATCCATTGGTATTACTTGAGGCTACTTCAGACACGCAAGGTACTTCAATCACCACCAGCGGCAGCAGTGGAAATGGAATTGATGTTGACAACTCCGTGAACCGTGTCTTGGATAAACAAATCATTGACTGGAAGCTTACGTTACATCAAATAG GCCTTGATGTTCTGCGCACTGACCGCACCATGGTATTTTACGAGAACAAAGATAATCTTTCAAAGTTGTGGGATATTCTGGCTGTCTATGCATGGATTGACAAAGAAGTTGGTTATTGTCAAG TTCTACTCAACGATGAAGCAGATGCATTTTGGTGCTTTGAGAGATTGATGCGTAGACTG CGAGGCAATTTCAGATGCACACAACAGTCTGTTGGGGTGGAAAACCAGCTTCAGCATCTTGCTTCTATCATTCAGGTGCTCGATCCAAAGTTACATGGCCACCTAG AAACACTTGGCGGGGGTGACTATCTCTTTGCATTCCGCATGTTCATGGTATTGTTCCGGCGAGAACTATCATTCGGGGACTCCTTGTACCTTTGGGAG ATGATGTGGGCTCTAGAATATGATCCTGACATTTGCTACACTTATGAAGAGACTGGGGCTGCAGTCCACAAAATTGAAGGATTTAAACCAAAGGTAAAATCAATACGTCAGTTTGGCAAGTACGAGAGGGAGAATATGAAGAACAGGGCAAATGGTGGTGATGGACCTGTCCCTATTTCCGTTTTCCTGGTTGCTAGTGTCCTGAAGGAGAACAGTCCAAAGCTTCTACAAGAGGCTCGAGGGATTGATGACATTATTAGG ATATTGAATAATGTTAATGGGAATCTAGACGCGAAAAGGGCTTGCGATGTTGCACTGAAGCTTCATAGGAAGTACCACAAAAAG TTGCAGGAAAAGAAATCCTAA